A portion of the Verrucomicrobiia bacterium genome contains these proteins:
- a CDS encoding tetratricopeptide repeat protein has product MTKEEYYDEGMAEFAMAEYEKAIGCYRKAVELAPDYFDAWHALGMAYLRANKIPDAIEAGKRAIEINPNDMLAHTSLSMYYMKAGDKAAAEKEKGLATVLSWGGKIDQLQDPPKP; this is encoded by the coding sequence ATGACCAAGGAAGAATACTACGACGAGGGCATGGCGGAGTTCGCGATGGCCGAGTATGAAAAAGCCATCGGGTGCTATCGCAAAGCCGTCGAACTCGCCCCCGATTATTTCGATGCGTGGCACGCGCTCGGCATGGCCTACCTCCGTGCCAACAAAATCCCCGACGCCATCGAAGCCGGCAAACGCGCCATCGAAATCAATCCCAACGACATGCTCGCGCACACAAGTCTCTCCATGTACTACATGAAGGCCGGCGACAAGGCCGCCGCGGAAAAAGAAAAGGGCCTAGCGACCGTGCTCTCGTGGGGTGGAAAAATCGATCAACTCCAGGATCCGCCCAAACCGTAG
- a CDS encoding DnaJ family domain-containing protein — MLGAIPIIADNRIRAAMEQGMFDRLEGAGHPLCDLDGHYDPNWWLKRKLQREELADDDIVLARETLKRAHPQRNS; from the coding sequence ATGCTCGGCGCAATTCCAATCATTGCGGACAACCGGATCCGTGCAGCAATGGAGCAGGGGATGTTCGACCGCCTCGAAGGCGCCGGTCATCCGCTGTGCGACCTTGATGGCCATTACGATCCCAACTGGTGGCTCAAGCGCAAATTGCAACGTGAAGAACTGGCCGACGACGACATCGTCCTCGCCCGTGAAACACTGAAACGAGCGCACCCCCAAAGGAACTCATGA
- the cobA gene encoding uroporphyrinogen-III C-methyltransferase produces MKTKGKVYLVGAGPGDAGLITVRGVECIQAADVILYDNLVNAALLRHARPDVELIFAGKTAKKHTLTQDEINALLVEKAREGKVVTRLKGGDPFVFGRGSEEAEELQKAGLEFEIVPGISSSIAAPAYAGIPVTHRGVATAFMVITGHEDPTKEETQVDWASVAKFFGTRVILMGVERIGIIADELMRHGATPETPVAMVRWGTTGKQQTIQGTLATIADVAAGVDFKPPAVTVIGEVARLREKLNWFERRPLFGKRIVVTRSREQSSELVRQLADLGADVLEIPTIRIQPPKKVAPLREAIDGIGVYDWLVFTSPNGVDAFFKLFFARYKDLREIGAVKIATIGAVTAQKIGELRLEVDLQPEEFTTEALLAEFKKSVSVENLKLLLPRADLADERLARGLEDLGAIVDDLDAYQTVSDTEDRNGHRALLLNEGADLVTFTSSSTVINFCNLLDVPGLRVKFPQMRFASIGPQTSQAARDKGLEIAVEAKVHTIPGLVDAISTLMVK; encoded by the coding sequence ATGAAGACCAAAGGTAAAGTCTACTTGGTGGGGGCGGGACCTGGCGACGCTGGTTTGATCACCGTGCGCGGTGTGGAATGCATTCAGGCGGCGGACGTGATTCTGTACGACAATCTGGTTAATGCCGCGTTGCTTCGCCATGCGCGGCCGGATGTGGAACTGATTTTCGCGGGGAAGACAGCCAAAAAACATACGCTTACGCAGGATGAGATCAATGCGTTGCTTGTCGAGAAGGCACGCGAGGGCAAAGTCGTCACACGTTTGAAGGGTGGCGATCCGTTTGTCTTTGGTCGTGGCAGCGAAGAGGCTGAAGAACTGCAAAAGGCCGGGCTCGAATTCGAAATTGTGCCGGGGATCAGTTCGTCGATTGCCGCGCCGGCCTACGCCGGGATTCCTGTGACCCACCGGGGTGTGGCGACGGCGTTCATGGTGATTACGGGACACGAAGACCCGACCAAGGAAGAAACGCAGGTGGATTGGGCGAGCGTGGCGAAATTTTTCGGAACACGCGTGATCCTTATGGGTGTAGAGCGCATCGGAATCATCGCGGACGAACTGATGCGACATGGCGCGACGCCGGAAACGCCCGTCGCGATGGTGCGCTGGGGCACGACTGGGAAGCAGCAAACGATTCAGGGCACGCTGGCCACCATCGCCGACGTAGCTGCCGGGGTCGATTTCAAGCCACCGGCCGTCACCGTTATCGGGGAGGTCGCCCGGTTACGCGAAAAGCTAAATTGGTTCGAACGTCGCCCGCTCTTTGGCAAGCGGATTGTCGTGACGCGCAGCCGCGAACAGTCCAGTGAACTGGTCCGTCAGCTCGCCGACCTCGGCGCCGACGTGCTGGAGATTCCGACCATTCGCATCCAGCCACCAAAAAAGGTCGCCCCGTTGCGCGAGGCCATCGATGGCATCGGGGTCTATGACTGGCTGGTCTTTACGAGCCCGAACGGCGTGGACGCGTTCTTTAAGTTATTTTTCGCGCGGTACAAGGATCTCCGCGAAATCGGCGCTGTGAAGATCGCGACTATCGGCGCCGTGACGGCCCAGAAGATCGGGGAATTGCGCCTCGAGGTGGATTTGCAACCCGAGGAATTCACCACCGAGGCGTTGCTGGCGGAGTTCAAGAAGTCGGTAAGCGTTGAAAACTTGAAGCTCCTTCTTCCGCGCGCCGATCTGGCCGACGAACGCCTCGCTCGCGGACTGGAAGACCTCGGTGCCATCGTCGACGATCTGGATGCCTACCAAACCGTGTCCGATACAGAAGACCGCAACGGTCACCGCGCCCTGCTCCTCAATGAAGGCGCCGATCTGGTAACGTTCACCAGTTCGTCGACCGTAATCAATTTCTGCAATCTCCTCGACGTGCCCGGATTGCGTGTGAAGTTTCCACAAATGCGCTTCGCCAGTATCGGCCCGCAAACATCACAAGCGGCGCGCGACAAAGGTTTGGAGATCGCCGTGGAAGCAAAGGTGCACACAATCCCTGGGCTGGTGGACGCCATCAGTACGCTCATGGTAAAATAA
- the hemC gene encoding hydroxymethylbilane synthase has translation MKPLIIGTRGSPLALAQVEIVRNLLQKYSPALPVETKIISTSGDNFTNLSLAAGGGKGLFTKEIEDQLLRGEIHVAVHSLKDLPTILPEGLVIGAVPTREDPHDVFISKKFASIQELPNGARVATSSIRRRAQLLLKRPDLQIEEIRGNVETRLRKLEENSSLDALILAAAGLRRLGLWKTYGDLHWQEIDFAMMIPAVGQGAIACEVRESDTATCEAMALINDPGAAACTTAERVFLQALGGGCQVPYAAHATVEGEHLRMLGATFSPDGKKVSRVEIVGSKNDPRDVGERAAKQVLG, from the coding sequence ATGAAGCCCTTGATTATTGGCACGCGAGGCAGCCCATTGGCACTGGCGCAGGTGGAGATCGTCCGCAATCTGCTGCAGAAATACAGCCCCGCGCTTCCCGTCGAAACGAAGATCATCAGCACGAGCGGCGACAATTTTACAAACCTCTCGCTCGCCGCAGGTGGCGGCAAGGGATTGTTCACGAAGGAAATCGAAGACCAGCTTCTTCGCGGTGAAATTCACGTCGCCGTGCACAGCTTGAAGGATTTGCCCACAATTCTACCAGAAGGTTTGGTGATTGGCGCCGTGCCAACGCGCGAGGATCCCCACGACGTCTTTATTTCGAAGAAGTTCGCGTCAATCCAGGAATTACCGAACGGGGCTCGGGTGGCGACGAGTAGCATCCGACGGCGCGCGCAGTTGTTGTTGAAACGGCCCGACCTGCAGATCGAGGAAATCCGTGGCAACGTGGAAACGCGATTGCGCAAGCTGGAGGAGAACAGTTCGCTGGATGCGCTCATCCTCGCGGCAGCCGGCTTGCGCAGACTTGGGCTCTGGAAAACCTATGGCGATCTCCATTGGCAGGAGATTGATTTCGCAATGATGATTCCAGCTGTGGGGCAGGGGGCTATCGCGTGCGAAGTTCGGGAGTCCGATACAGCGACTTGTGAAGCCATGGCGCTCATCAACGACCCCGGCGCGGCTGCCTGTACGACCGCTGAACGGGTGTTCCTACAAGCGCTCGGCGGAGGTTGTCAGGTGCCTTACGCGGCGCACGCGACTGTGGAGGGCGAACACCTGCGGATGCTTGGCGCTACATTCAGTCCTGATGGGAAGAAAGTCAGCCGCGTTGAGATTGTCGGGTCAAAGAATGATCCGCGTGACGTCGGGGAGCGAGCGGCAAAGCAGGTTCTTGGATGA
- the hemA gene encoding glutamyl-tRNA reductase, which yields MNLIVIGLNHRSAPVEVRERLAFAEGRLGEATRALLNAAPLHEAAILSTCNRVEIYGLANNATEATKAARRFLHDHHKLADSIDAYLYEHHDHECIQHLLEVACGLDSMVLGETEILGQVKDAYHAAQQAGATGVVLNRLFQKAFSAAKHIRSSTAITRGSTSVGTVAVDLAGKIFGKLGKCTVMVIGTGEISGVTARALQSRGAGTILVCSRTHDRAEALATQLQGRAISFDQWPAEFPVVDIVISSTAAPHPIVTREKLIPLMKARHQRPLFLIDIAVPRDIERACGELESVYLYDIDDLEQIARENMTAREREIAACQVLIAQHRQRFATWLESNRAALEERYRNHVVAARPPKPAHTHVS from the coding sequence ATGAACCTGATCGTCATCGGTTTGAACCATCGCAGCGCACCTGTGGAAGTGCGCGAACGGCTGGCTTTTGCTGAAGGCCGGCTCGGCGAAGCGACCCGTGCGCTTCTCAACGCCGCGCCTTTGCATGAAGCGGCGATTCTTTCCACTTGCAACCGCGTCGAGATCTACGGTCTTGCCAATAACGCCACTGAGGCCACAAAGGCGGCGCGTCGGTTTCTCCACGATCACCACAAACTGGCTGATTCGATTGACGCCTATCTCTATGAACACCACGACCACGAGTGCATTCAACATCTTCTCGAGGTCGCCTGCGGGCTCGACTCGATGGTGCTGGGCGAGACGGAGATTCTCGGCCAGGTCAAGGACGCGTACCACGCCGCGCAACAGGCCGGCGCGACCGGCGTCGTCCTCAACCGTCTTTTTCAGAAAGCCTTCTCCGCAGCCAAGCATATTCGTTCCAGCACCGCCATCACGCGCGGTTCCACCTCCGTCGGCACCGTGGCTGTCGATCTCGCGGGAAAAATCTTCGGCAAGCTCGGCAAATGCACGGTCATGGTCATTGGCACGGGTGAGATAAGCGGGGTGACGGCACGCGCCTTACAGAGCCGGGGCGCGGGTACGATCCTGGTCTGCAGCCGAACGCACGATCGCGCAGAGGCTTTGGCCACGCAACTACAAGGCCGTGCGATCTCATTCGATCAGTGGCCGGCCGAATTTCCTGTGGTTGATATCGTCATCAGTTCAACGGCTGCGCCGCATCCGATTGTCACGAGGGAGAAACTCATCCCGCTCATGAAAGCCCGACACCAACGCCCGTTGTTCCTCATCGACATCGCTGTGCCGCGCGATATTGAGCGGGCGTGCGGCGAGTTGGAGAGCGTGTACCTTTATGACATTGACGATTTGGAGCAAATTGCGCGTGAAAATATGACCGCTCGTGAACGGGAGATTGCCGCTTGCCAGGTCCTGATTGCCCAGCACCGCCAGCGCTTTGCCACATGGCTGGAAAGCAACCGCGCAGCGCTCGAAGAACGCTACCGCAACCACGTGGTCGCCGCCCGCCCGCCAAAGCCGGCCCATACCCACGTATCATGA
- the ccsA gene encoding cytochrome c biogenesis protein CcsA, whose amino-acid sequence MTDRTVLWLAQAFYAVSCVLTLRRLRAGGSGATLQRLNYAAMAAGFALHTFFLYLRGQSDGRCPLTNLFETQAFIAWAAVLFFLLIGPSYRVSFLGAFTAPLVLLICLAVLILPIDVVQAQPATRSAWVEFHAAIAILASGAFALAFVTGVMYLRQERQLKRRQLSSSFLLLPSIEQLDLIHYRLLIMGFVMLTAGMIGGLVSYHIVGHWTTPKIIWAVSVWLLYGALVLARGLWTLRGRKVALASMASFVFMLAGFWGVSLLWP is encoded by the coding sequence ATGACCGACCGAACAGTTCTCTGGCTCGCCCAGGCATTCTACGCCGTGAGTTGCGTTCTGACGCTGCGCCGACTGCGCGCCGGTGGCAGCGGAGCAACGCTGCAACGGCTCAACTACGCGGCGATGGCGGCTGGCTTCGCGCTGCATACCTTCTTCCTCTACCTGCGCGGCCAGTCCGATGGGCGTTGCCCGCTTACGAACCTTTTCGAGACGCAGGCGTTTATCGCGTGGGCGGCGGTTTTGTTTTTCCTGCTCATTGGTCCGTCCTACCGTGTCTCGTTTCTCGGTGCGTTCACCGCGCCACTCGTATTACTGATTTGCCTCGCGGTATTGATACTTCCCATCGATGTGGTACAGGCGCAACCGGCCACGCGTAGCGCATGGGTTGAATTTCACGCGGCCATCGCCATTCTCGCCTCCGGCGCCTTCGCGTTGGCGTTCGTGACAGGCGTCATGTACCTGCGCCAGGAGCGGCAGCTGAAACGCCGCCAGCTCTCGTCATCCTTCCTGCTTCTGCCGTCCATTGAACAGCTCGATTTGATTCATTACCGACTCTTGATCATGGGATTTGTGATGCTCACGGCGGGAATGATCGGCGGCTTGGTCTCGTATCACATCGTGGGGCATTGGACGACACCCAAGATCATTTGGGCCGTGTCCGTATGGCTGCTGTACGGCGCGCTCGTGCTGGCGCGAGGATTGTGGACGCTGCGCGGACGCAAGGTTGCCCTGGCATCCATGGCGTCGTTTGTCTTCATGCTTGCGGGCTTTTGGGGAGTGAGCCTTCTCTGGCCATGA
- a CDS encoding bifunctional precorrin-2 dehydrogenase/sirohydrochlorin ferrochelatase has product MRYPLFLDLSKQPTVVIGAGRVATRKIRMLLRAEAVVTVISPQATTSVRSLAQTKRLRWLRRRYRHGDLRGARLAIAATDDLAVNQVVCAEAKRHKLLVNCIAPPSAGNFFVPSLARRGGISLAISTDGASPAFAKRLRRDLEHFLGDEYPRLLKAMSANRRAKKAR; this is encoded by the coding sequence ATGCGTTACCCACTTTTTCTCGATCTCTCCAAGCAGCCTACTGTCGTCATCGGCGCGGGCCGTGTCGCCACGCGTAAAATTCGCATGCTGCTGCGGGCTGAGGCCGTCGTGACGGTCATTAGCCCACAAGCAACCACGTCCGTGCGCAGTCTCGCCCAAACCAAACGCCTGCGCTGGTTACGACGACGCTACCGCCATGGTGACCTTCGCGGAGCGCGCCTCGCCATCGCCGCCACTGATGATCTTGCAGTTAATCAGGTCGTTTGCGCAGAGGCGAAACGCCACAAACTGTTGGTGAATTGTATCGCGCCGCCTTCGGCGGGCAACTTCTTCGTGCCGTCATTGGCACGACGCGGTGGGATCTCACTGGCCATCTCCACGGATGGAGCCAGTCCCGCCTTCGCCAAGCGCCTGCGCCGCGATCTTGAACACTTCCTCGGCGACGAGTATCCTCGGCTCCTGAAGGCGATGAGCGCGAACCGCCGCGCAAAGAAAGCACGATGA
- a CDS encoding C4-type zinc ribbon domain-containing protein — MLPVLEKLLILQDRDRRIAQLKAERIRIPEQVAATEQSLKAESARLDSLRDQAKHIEADRKKLEIDVEAKRGQIAKYRTQLSLIKSNTEYQALLKEIAKAEQEIDVIETHELEVMEKGDQLQPAVKQEQATLKEIAAKAEAERADLQKRIAMVEQELARLQAERQGLVQEADPDALNRYERLMHSKSDFAIVPIRKGTCGGCHLNIPPQLVHNAKNGTTLTSCDYCGRILYWQPE; from the coding sequence ATGCTGCCAGTCCTCGAAAAATTGTTGATACTACAGGATCGGGATCGTCGCATCGCCCAGCTCAAGGCCGAGCGCATCCGTATTCCCGAGCAGGTCGCCGCGACGGAACAAAGCCTGAAGGCTGAGTCCGCACGCCTCGATTCCTTGCGCGACCAGGCCAAACATATCGAAGCCGACCGCAAGAAGTTGGAAATCGACGTGGAAGCCAAGCGCGGGCAGATCGCGAAATATCGGACGCAACTTTCACTCATCAAGTCGAACACCGAATACCAGGCCTTGCTCAAGGAAATTGCCAAGGCCGAGCAGGAGATCGATGTCATCGAGACGCATGAGCTGGAAGTGATGGAGAAAGGCGACCAACTTCAACCGGCGGTCAAGCAAGAGCAGGCCACCCTAAAAGAAATCGCCGCGAAGGCAGAAGCGGAACGCGCGGACTTGCAGAAGCGCATCGCGATGGTTGAACAGGAACTGGCACGGCTGCAGGCCGAACGCCAGGGCCTTGTGCAGGAGGCGGACCCGGACGCGCTCAACCGTTACGAACGTCTGATGCACAGCAAGAGTGACTTCGCGATTGTTCCCATCCGCAAGGGTACCTGCGGCGGTTGTCATCTGAATATTCCACCGCAGCTTGTGCATAATGCCAAAAACGGGACTACGCTAACCAGTTGCGACTACTGTGGTCGTATCTTATATTGGCAGCCAGAGTAG
- a CDS encoding riboflavin synthase encodes MFTGIVEVAGQVVRIRSGKHSTELTVRASKIARSLHVGSSVAVNGACLTVVAKSRGALRFDVLNETLERTNLEFVREGFLVNLERPLRADARLDGHFVLGHVDGRGKIRQFDRKGKDYVLDVEAPSSVMRYIVEKGSIAVDGISLTVASVRRNWFRVWIIPLTRKITNLRSCRTGDFVNLEADILGKYVEQLMRKQSRAGR; translated from the coding sequence ATGTTCACGGGAATCGTTGAAGTGGCTGGTCAAGTTGTGCGCATTCGTTCGGGCAAACACTCGACCGAACTGACGGTTCGCGCCTCCAAGATTGCCCGATCGCTGCATGTGGGAAGCAGCGTGGCTGTCAACGGCGCATGTCTAACGGTGGTCGCAAAAAGCCGAGGCGCGCTCCGTTTCGATGTGCTCAATGAAACTCTTGAGCGGACAAATCTTGAGTTCGTACGGGAAGGCTTTTTGGTGAATCTCGAACGTCCGCTCCGCGCGGATGCACGGCTCGATGGCCACTTTGTGCTCGGTCACGTTGATGGGCGTGGAAAGATTCGCCAGTTCGACCGTAAGGGCAAGGATTACGTGCTCGACGTCGAAGCCCCGTCATCAGTCATGCGGTACATCGTTGAAAAAGGCTCCATCGCCGTTGATGGAATCAGCCTGACGGTCGCCAGTGTGCGTCGCAACTGGTTTCGTGTCTGGATCATCCCACTCACGCGCAAGATCACGAACTTGCGATCTTGCCGCACCGGTGATTTTGTTAATCTTGAAGCCGATATTCTTGGCAAGTACGTCGAGCAATTGATGCGGAAACAGTCGCGGGCGGGGCGTTGA
- a CDS encoding 1-phosphofructokinase family hexose kinase: MILVVGLSPAWQRTLVFEQVVSGKVNRATRVSETASGKGVNVARVVSILGADVKLLTIAGGERGRLLKAQLKKQGLNARVVPVKAETRICQTLLSCDTTTELVEEAGPLTSAEVREVLRAFSLDVRKADLVVLTGTVPKGCGDDFYARLVDESTRRGVRVLIDAQKAQLRNALKRQPFLVRINRDELAAATGIECAGRKSVLPAVGKLMRRGPHWAVIGDGAKSIYVSEMPGVQASTFTPPQVETKNPIGSGDAMMAGIAFALVRGQPVPEAARFGAACGAANAITAGPGFVRMRDVKRLCSTLTRRVFIV, translated from the coding sequence ATGATCCTGGTCGTTGGTTTGTCTCCTGCGTGGCAACGGACGCTGGTGTTTGAACAGGTTGTCTCCGGCAAGGTCAACCGCGCCACGCGAGTTAGCGAAACCGCGTCCGGCAAAGGAGTAAATGTAGCGCGAGTGGTGTCGATCCTCGGCGCGGATGTGAAACTATTGACCATCGCAGGCGGCGAACGTGGACGGCTGTTGAAAGCGCAGTTGAAAAAGCAGGGATTGAATGCACGTGTCGTACCCGTGAAGGCGGAAACACGGATTTGCCAGACCCTGCTTTCCTGTGACACGACAACAGAGTTGGTGGAGGAAGCGGGGCCGCTCACCTCCGCAGAGGTCAGGGAAGTGCTGCGCGCATTTAGCCTGGACGTACGAAAGGCTGACCTGGTTGTCCTGACAGGAACGGTGCCGAAAGGTTGCGGTGATGATTTCTATGCCCGTCTGGTCGACGAGTCCACACGTCGTGGCGTGCGGGTATTGATCGACGCGCAGAAAGCGCAACTGCGAAATGCCCTCAAGCGGCAGCCCTTTCTCGTCAGAATAAACCGAGATGAACTGGCGGCGGCCACCGGCATCGAATGCGCAGGACGAAAGAGTGTTTTGCCCGCGGTGGGTAAGTTGATGAGACGCGGTCCACACTGGGCAGTGATCGGCGACGGCGCAAAGAGCATTTACGTGAGCGAGATGCCCGGTGTTCAGGCATCGACTTTCACGCCTCCGCAGGTGGAAACAAAGAACCCAATCGGTTCCGGCGATGCCATGATGGCTGGCATTGCATTTGCCTTGGTACGCGGGCAGCCGGTACCCGAGGCCGCGCGGTTTGGCGCAGCCTGCGGCGCTGCCAACGCGATTACTGCCGGGCCCGGTTTCGTGCGAATGCGAGATGTGAAAAGACTTTGCTCGACACTCACCAGACGCGTCTTTATCGTCTAG